A window of the Arachis duranensis cultivar V14167 chromosome 5, aradu.V14167.gnm2.J7QH, whole genome shotgun sequence genome harbors these coding sequences:
- the LOC107490907 gene encoding uncharacterized protein LOC107490907 produces MANVVDHDQQWLLNCLSATLDPNHEVRTFAEASLNQASLQPGFGSALTKVAANKEFAMGLRQLAAVLLKQFVKKHWYEGEDAFEPPVVPDDEKEIVRRILLLALDDGHRKICTAIGMAVASIAVYDWPESWPDLLPVLLNLINNQTNLNGVHGAMRCLALLCADLDDKMVPTLIPAMFPSLMTVVSSPQIYDMYIRSKALSIVYSCTSVLGTMAGVYKTETSSLILPMIKPWMQQFSSILEIPVQPENPDDWSVRMEVVKCLNQFVQYFSSLIKSEFEVVLGPLWNTFISTLRVYEQASIEGAEDSYDGRYDSDGSEKSLDSFVIQLFELLLTIVGNSRLSQLVLANARELVFHTIAFLQMTEQQVHTWTTDANQFIADEEDATYSCRISGVLLLDEIISSFGAEGYLAIEDAAKRWFTESQTRKMSGTASWWRLREATLFALSSLSEQLLETEETGFESASLKHLIEQLVSDDSQAGPLAYPFLYARIFTAVAKFSPVLSSGTLEHFLYMAMKALSMDLPPPVKVGACRALSQLLPEANKETIQPQLLDLFSSLTDLLIQASDETLHMVLETLLAVVKTAHESPELVESIISPVILNVWALHVSDPFISIDALEVIEAVKGVPGCIHPLVSRILPYIGPILNKPQEQADGLVAGSLDLLTMLLKNAPNDVVKAIYDVCFSAIIRIILQSDDHSEIQNATECLSAFISGGREQVLVWGDFGSTMRSLLDIASRLLDPNLESSGSLFVGSYILQLILHLPSHMAAHIRDLVAAIVRRMQSAQISSLRSSLLVVFARLSIIFGSYFAYVMLEWTKQQGEIQGAYQIKITTTALALLIASRHNELARVHVQGHLIKSDVGITTRSKAKSAPDQWVMLPLPTKIVGLLADALSEIQEQTLAGDEEDSDWEEVQADTNEKDREFLQSVSISASGRHNDEHLEAMAKVFNEDQEDQYEDDLLSVTDPLNQINLANYLVDFFVNFSQSDRQLLDHICKSLNQSQRNAIQMVLQR; encoded by the exons GATTTGGCAGTGCATTAACAAAAGTTGCTGCAAATAAGGAATTTGCCATGGGATTGCGTCAG TTAGCTGCAGTTCTTCTTAAGCAGTTTGTTAAAAAGCATTGGTATGAGGGTGAGGACGCTTTTGAACCTCCTGTTGTTCCTGACGATGAGAAG GAAATTGTACGCAGAATACTTCTGTTAGCATTGGATGACGGTCATAGGAAAATCTGCACAGCTATTGGTATGGCTGTGGCATCCATTGCAGTGTATGACTGGCCGGAATCATGGCCAGACTTGTTACCAGTTCTGTTAAATTTGATTAACAATCAAACCAACTTAAATGGAG TGCATGGAGCTATGAGATGCTTGGCTCTTCTTTGTGCGGACTTGGATGATAAAATGGTTCCAACACTAATACCTGCCATGTTCCCAAGTTTGATGACAGTTGTCTCCTCTCCCCAG ATATATGACATGTACATAAGAAGCAAGGCTCTTTCAATTGTGTATTCTTGCACCTCCGTGTTGGGGACAATGGCTGGTGTATATAAG ACAGAAACAAGTTCTCTGATTCTTCCTATGATTAAACCATGGATGCaacaattctcttctattctaGAAATTCCAGTCCAACCTGAAAATCCAGATGATTGGAGTGTCAGAATGGAG GTTGTGAAATGCTTGAATCAGTTTGTCCAATATTTTTCGAGCCTAATCAAAAGCGAATTTGAGG TTGTACTGGGACCGTTGTGGAATACATTTATCTCCACTTTGAGAGTATATGAGCAGGCATCGATTGAAGGAGCAGAAGATTCATATGACGGAAGATATGATTCTGACGGCTCAGAGAAAagccttgattcttttgttatCCAG CTGTTTGAACTTCTATTGACCATTGTGGGTAATTCAAGACTAAGCCAG CTGGTTCTAGCGAATGCCAGAGAATTGGTCTTCCACACTATTGCTTTTCTTCAGATGACTGAACAACAG GTTCATACGTGGACAACAGATGCCAACCAGTTCATTGCTGATGAAGAGGATGCTACTTACAGCTGTCGCATCTCTG GTGTGCTTTTATTGGATGAGATAATAAGTTCTTTTGGTGCTGAAGGATATCTGGCCATCGAAGATGCTGCAAAACGGTGGTTCACCGAGTCGCAAACAAGAAAAATGTCTGGGACTGCAAGCTGGTGGAGG TTAAGAGAAGCTACGCTCTTTGCCTTATCATCTCTTTCAGAACAACTGCTTGAGACAGAG GAGACAGGGTTTGAATCAGCAAGCTTGAAACACCTGATTGAACAGCTTGTCAGTGATGACTCTCAAGCAG GTCCTCTTGCATACCCTTTCTTGTATGCTCGCATTTTTACTGCAGTTGCTAAATTTTCCCCTGTG CTAAGCAGTGGTACACTAGAGCACTTTCTTTACATGGCAATGAAGGCACTTTCAATGGATTT GCCTCCACCTGTAAAAGTAGGTGCTTGCCGAGCACTTTCCCAGCTCCTCCCTGAAGCAAATAAAGAAACTATTCAACCTCAGTTGTTGGATTTATTTTCATCCCTCACCGATCTTCTTATTCAA GCATCAGATGAAACCTTGCATATGGTACTTGAAACATTACTTGCAGTAGTTAAGACAG CTCATGAATCTCCGGAACTGGTTGAAAGCATTATTTCTCCTGTGATCCTCAATGTTTGGGCATTGCATGTTTCGGATCCTTTTATCAGTATTGATGCCCTTGAAGTTATTGAG GCAGTCAAGGGTGTTCCTGGATGTATCCATCCTTTGGTTTCCAGAATTTTGCCGTATATTGGACCAATTTTGAATAAA CCCCAAGAGCAGGCTGATGGGTTGGTAGCTGGGTCCTTAGATCTGCTAACAATGCTGTTGAAG AATGCACCCAATGATGTTGTCAAAGCAATATATGATGTCTGTTTTAGTGCCATTATCAGAATAATCCTTCAAAGTGATGACCACAGTGAAATTCAG AATGCTACGGAATGTTTGTCTGCTTTTATATCTGGGGGAAGAGAACAAGTTCTTGTTTGGGGGGATTTTGGATCAACTATGAGAAGTTTACTTGATATAGCTTCAAG ACTACTGGATCCCAATTTGGAAAGCTCGGGATCTCTTTTTGTTGGAAGTTACATTCTTCAACTTATATTGCATTTACCGTCACATATGGCAGCACATATACGAGATTTGGTTGCTGCTATTGTTAGACGTATGCAATCTGCCCAAATTTCCAGCTTGAGAAGCTCACTGCTAGTAGTTTTTGCAAGATTG TCTATAATATTTGGTAGCTACTTTGCTTACGTAATGTTAGAATGGACTAAGCAGCAAG GTGAGATACAAGGGGCCtatcaaataaaaattactaCAACTGCCCTGGCCTTGTTGATAGCTAGTAGGCACAATGAATTGGCAAGAGTACACGTACAAGGCCATCTAATTAAG TCTGATGTGGGAATAACGACAAGATCAAAAGCTAAATCAGCTCCAGATCAATGGGTAATGTTGCCACTTCCTACAAAG ATAGTAGGTTTGTTGGCAGATGCATTAAGTGAAATACAAGAACAAACTTTGGCCGGAGATGAAGAG GATAGCGACTGGGAAGAAGTTCAAGCTGATACCAATGAAAAGGATAGAGAGTTTCTTCAATCAGTCTCTATATCTGCATCCGGAAGACACAATGATGAACATCTTGAAGCAATGGCAAAAGTGTTTAATGAG GATCAAGAGGACCAATATGAAGATGACCTATTAAGCGTCACCGATCCGCTTAACCAG ATAAATCTGGCCAATTACCTTGTGGATTTCTTTGTCAACTTTTCTCAGTCAGACAGACAGCTCTTAGATCACATTTGCAAG AGCTTGAATCA